The window CTGCTCGTCGGCGGCGCCATATTCCTCGTCCTCGAAAGAAGGAAGAAATTCGCGGAGGTGCTCGAGGACTGGGAGCTCGAGTACGGTCCTCATCGCTTTTCCTACAGAGATCTATACAGCGCCACCAAGGGCTTCAGCGAGGAGAACCTCCTCGGCGTCGGCGGCTTCGGCCGCGTCTACAAGGGTGTGCTCCCAAAATCCAACCTTGAAATCGCAGTCAAAAAGATCTCCCACGAATCGAAACAGGGGATTCGGGAATTCGTGGCGGAGATCGCGAGCATGGGGCGGCTGAGGCACCGCCACCTGGTGCCTCTGCTCGGCTACTGCCGGCGACAATTCGAGCTCCTCTTGGTGTACGACTACATGCCCAACGGCAGCCTCGACAAGTTCCTCTTCGACAGAAGCCGGCCTCCATTGAACTGGTCTCAGCGGTTTCACATCATCAGGGGCGTCGCGTCAGGGCTCCTCTACCTCCATGAAGAATGGGAGCAGGTGGTGATCCACAGAGACATCAAGGCCGGCAACGTGCTGCTTGACCGGGAGTTCAATCCAAAGCTGGGAGACTTCGGATTGGCACGGCTATATGACCATGGAAGCCATCCCCAGACCACCCACATCATGGGCACGCTCGGCTACCTCGCTCCTGAGTTCAGCAAGACAGGGAAGGCCACCACGAACACTGATGCGTATGCCTTCGGAGCTTTTCTACTCGAAGTCGCCTGCGGAAAGCGGCCGATAGAGCTTCATGCTCCGGCGGACATGCCGGTCCTGGTGGACCGCGTGCTCTGGTGCTGGAAGACGAATTCGATTCTGGAGGCCTGCGATCCCTTGCTGGGCGATGAATTCTCCGTCGAGGAGGTGGAGTTGGTGCTCAAGCTGGGGCTCTCCTGCTCACACCCCGACCCTCTGGCCAGGCCAAGCATGAGGCAGGTGGTGCAGTTACTGGAGGGAGAGGCTTCATTGCCTACCATGTCTCCTGATGGCTTCATGAACAATCTCGCTGCAAAAGCATCTGATTTGTCATTCGACGATTTCGTCTCATCGTGTCCTTCTGCTTCAGCTCCGACAATTGTGAACTTCTCGTCGCCTTTGTTTTCTGGGGCCAGATGATAATTGATTGCTGATTTTTGTTGAATCGACAAAAATTAGAAGGTCGTGATAATTTAGTTGACATAAATTAGAAGGTCGCTTATGTAAATAAAGAAATTTGATAATCATttttaatattcataaataaatcAACGAATTTAATAATCATCAGCATCACTAATCCAGGTTAATTCAGTTTGGGGGAGACGACGTTGAACTTTTATTCTCAAGTACTCGTTCATTAAGTAGAACAAATTTGGTCGGGTGTTTCATGTCGACGTTAACGATAGAGAAATATAAATGTTTATCTGCGACAATTATTCTAAACGGTGAAAATGTTGTATTCAGGAACACAAAATGTTTTAGtagattgtatttttttttttttttttttacgagtaaaaatcaAAAGGACCTTTGCTTTTTTTATTGAAATCGTGAAAAGGGTATTCCTGTTTTATTAGCACCCTATTTTCTGATGGTACTTTATAATCATAATTATTGCATAATTATAATAGCTATTTCAATTTTAATCCAtgctaataatattatattttaatagtTATGGTATTTATAATATGGATATTTtatcttaatcaatattatattataacaatactttaatttttatcaatactaataataaCACTGTGATATAATAATTACAAAGAGTGATTTTGATTTTTACGCTCAATATATATTACGTGTTTCAATCTAAAAGATTTAAAAGTCTTATAAATTATTctcaatttaataataataataataataataataataataataaaagtaacaaaagaagaaaatacacgTCCAATTGAGCTAAAGGCTGGAGCGTTGTTACGCAATTGTGGTTCTCAAAGGAACACATAGTCATTGGAGTCCAACAATTGTGATAAGGCAACAGTTCGACAAGGGGACGAAGAAGCACCAGCACCAGAAGCAGAGTTTGAAGAAAGCTTAGAGAGGAATCCCAAACTAGAAGCATGGCGACCATTTCACCCACCTTTCTTCCACATCAATCCTTCCCAAGTGTTCCCAGAAGGAACTCCTCTTGCCTTCCCCGCCTCAACAGGCCTAAATCTTTCAGTATAAGAGCTGCCAAGCTTCCTGCTGGGGTATGTAATCTCTATCCCCGAATAAAATATTGCGTGCTCGACTCACAATGAGCTTAATTACTAGCCTTTTGTGGTCAAATTTCTAAGGTTGAGTTGCCTAAAGATGAGCCCAGGCTCACAGAGCCATTCCTAGGCTTCACGAGGACCGCAGAGGTTTGGAATTCTAGAGTTTGCATGATTGGCCTCGTTGGGATTTTCATTGCGGAGCTGGTGAGCCCTCTACCATTCTTTCTTAGCCGATTTGCAAATTAAAAGGTCTTAGTTTCTGAATCAGCTAGTTTTGTCAGATTTTTAACAAGGGAGTTCTTCAGATGATTGGAGTAGAAGTAGGGAAAGGGCTGGATCTCCCTCTTTGATTCGTTTCGCAGCACTGCAATGGGCTATCAAAGAAGAACAGTGACAGAGCTTTTCTCGTGGGTTACAATTTGATTGTGTTATTGAAAAATGATTCTTAAATGGTGCTATTATGTCATTGGAAATGTTCATAACTTGGTTGATATTTTGTTTTGAATGATAATCTACAAAATCTAATTCAAGATATGACAAATGAGGAAAAACACGATAGATATAATtagatgttaaaaaaaaaaaaaaatacctggaGCAGAAGATGTTGATGAGTTCATCTTTGTTTCTGTGAGAGAAACCTAaacaatagagaaaaaaaaaatagagaggaACTGCTCCTATCACCCGAGTCGACAAAAGTACGTGTTCATCTCAATGGGGCGACAATCCACATTTAAAATAAGGGTTAGGAGTAGGGGTCTCTGCAGAAATTAGGAAATAATGGGCCAAGCCTACCCATTATAGCTAAGCCCAATAGCATCCTATTAATTATGCTAGTCCACATAAATTATCTAACATTTTCCCACTTGGACAGCATAATACATTCAGATTAATCAACAATATGTGACCATAATAAGATGCCAAAATAAGTCAACACATAACACGAAAAAGGTCCAAAATGGAACTATAAGCATCTTAATAATACAGAAAATCACATTCGAAGGAATAATGATATCATGCATTGTAAGATACTTATATCATGTGACCCAACAACAAAATAGAATATGGATAAATGGGAAAGTCCAACAAAATGACATGCCAAAATTTGAATAAAATGTTATTTCCCAGTAAAATGACCCAAACATCTGCCCAAGATGTcatataataacaacaaaattgAGACTGGGTCCGAAATGTCTCCACAATACACAATATGCCATCACAATATATATACA is drawn from Zingiber officinale cultivar Zhangliang chromosome 1B, Zo_v1.1, whole genome shotgun sequence and contains these coding sequences:
- the LOC121986429 gene encoding L-type lectin-domain containing receptor kinase SIT2-like, yielding MAMLSKLFLALLLVANLTAFADDIPFTFNGFKRDSLTLSEYAEIGGGGLLQLTNNTKQVTGHAFYPSKLRFKNESLSGNAFSFSTTFVFAITPLITNVSGHGLSFLLAPSTAFSTAIPSQHLGLFHDDGGPHYHIVAVELDTVQNREFGDINDNHVGVDVNSLKSIKSKPVGFTKDGSFQSLQLISGHPMQVWVDYDGERSQIDIAIAPLHEAKPRDSLVSTKLNLSSIILDEMYVGFSSSTGAASGCHYILGWSFALNRGAPPLDLSNLPHLPHLGHKSRKALAIPLSLAGAILLLLVGGAIFLVLERRKKFAEVLEDWELEYGPHRFSYRDLYSATKGFSEENLLGVGGFGRVYKGVLPKSNLEIAVKKISHESKQGIREFVAEIASMGRLRHRHLVPLLGYCRRQFELLLVYDYMPNGSLDKFLFDRSRPPLNWSQRFHIIRGVASGLLYLHEEWEQVVIHRDIKAGNVLLDREFNPKLGDFGLARLYDHGSHPQTTHIMGTLGYLAPEFSKTGKATTNTDAYAFGAFLLEVACGKRPIELHAPADMPVLVDRVLWCWKTNSILEACDPLLGDEFSVEEVELVLKLGLSCSHPDPLARPSMRQVVQLLEGEASLPTMSPDGFMNNLAAKASDLSFDDFVSSCPSASAPTIVNFSSPLFSGAR
- the LOC121986437 gene encoding light-harvesting complex-like protein OHP1, chloroplastic produces the protein MATISPTFLPHQSFPSVPRRNSSCLPRLNRPKSFSIRAAKLPAGVELPKDEPRLTEPFLGFTRTAEVWNSRVCMIGLVGIFIAELIFNKGVLQMIGVEVGKGLDLPL